A single region of the Sciurus carolinensis chromosome 16, mSciCar1.2, whole genome shotgun sequence genome encodes:
- the Fbxl8 gene encoding F-box/LRR-repeat protein 8 isoform X2, which produces MVEPGEQLPEEVLALIFCHLSLRDRAAAAGVCRAWAAAATSSAVWHDTSIRCDSEREGILPPYLSVCLDHIHNLQLEFEPSRKSSRRAATELLTTLAGRAPGLRGLRLKCCGEKPLFDAGRDVLDAVHALCGSAGQLHHLDLRCLPFTLDDALVLQVACGCPELRSIFLDNHTLVDSVGPGSVLKLLAACPRLRTLGLHLASLSRAVLDALAEPNRAPFALLALRCASPEDARASPLPDGAWVALHCRHPGLTVELELEPALPAESVMRVLQPAVPVATLRLNLSGDTVGPLRFAACHYATTLRALEVRASASPELDTALEELARRCAGLREIHCFCVVRTSVLDAFRAHCPRLRSYTLKLKREPHPWRPTLVR; this is translated from the exons ATGGTGGAGCCGGGAGAACAACTGCCCGAGGAAGTGCTGGCTCTCATCTTCTGCCACCTGTCCCTCAGGGAtcgtgctgctgctgctggggtctGCAGGGCCTGGGCAGCCGCTGCCACCAGCAGTGCTGTGTGGCATGACACAAGCATCAG ATGCGACAGTGAACGGGAAGGCATACTGCCACCatatctgtctgtctgcctgGACCACATTCACAACCTTCAGCTGGAATTTGAGCCGTCGAGGAAATCGAGCCGCCGAGCTGCCACCGAGCTGCTGACTACGCTGGCGGGCCGTGCCCCAGGGCTTCGAGGCTTGCGCCTGAAGTGCTGCGGAGAGAAACCGCTCTTCGACGCAGGCCGAGACGTCCTCGATGCTGTGCATGCCCTCTGTGGGTCCGCCGGCCAGCTGCACCACCTTGACCTGCGGTGCTTGCCATTCACACTGGACGACGCGCTGGTGCTGCAGGTAGCCTGTGGCTGTCCGGAGCTCCGCAGCATTTTCCTAGATAACCATACGCTGGTTGACAGCGTGGGGCCGGGCTCAGTACTCAAGCTACTGGCGGCCTGCCCGCGCCTGCGCACCCTTGGCCTGCACTTGGCCAGTTTGTCCCGCGCTGTCCTCGATGCGCTGGCAGAGCCAAATCGCGCACCTTTTGCGCTCCTGGCTCTGCGGTGCGCGAGCCCTGAAGATGCACGCGCATCCCCACTGCCCGACGGAGCCTGGGTAGCGTTGCACTGCCGCCACCCTGGGCTGACtgtggagctggagctggagcctGCGCTGCCAGCTGAGAGTGTGATGCGCGTTCTGCAACCAGCAGTACCCGTAGCTACGCTGCGTCTCAACCTCTCGGGTGACACTGTAGGTCCATTGCGTTTTGCCGCGTGCCACTACGCCACAACCCTGCGCGCGCTAGAGGTGCGTGCCTCCGCCTCACCCGAGTTGGACACTGCGCTGGAGGAACTGGCAAGGCGGTGCGCGGGCCTGCGTGAAATACACTGCTTCTGCGTAGTGAGAACATCGGTGCTGGACGCCTTCCGCGCGCACTGCCCGCGCCTGCGCAGCTACACACTCAAACTGAAGCGCGAGCCACATCCCTGGCGGCCCACGCTTGTGCGATAA
- the Fbxl8 gene encoding F-box/LRR-repeat protein 8 isoform X1 — MFPQHFGFPEPRDDPVSLSCREPLEAVKSPNQSHTMVEPGEQLPEEVLALIFCHLSLRDRAAAAGVCRAWAAAATSSAVWHDTSIRCDSEREGILPPYLSVCLDHIHNLQLEFEPSRKSSRRAATELLTTLAGRAPGLRGLRLKCCGEKPLFDAGRDVLDAVHALCGSAGQLHHLDLRCLPFTLDDALVLQVACGCPELRSIFLDNHTLVDSVGPGSVLKLLAACPRLRTLGLHLASLSRAVLDALAEPNRAPFALLALRCASPEDARASPLPDGAWVALHCRHPGLTVELELEPALPAESVMRVLQPAVPVATLRLNLSGDTVGPLRFAACHYATTLRALEVRASASPELDTALEELARRCAGLREIHCFCVVRTSVLDAFRAHCPRLRSYTLKLKREPHPWRPTLVR, encoded by the exons ATGTTCCCTCAACACTTTGGTTTTCCTGAGCCCAGGGATgaccctgtctctctctcctgtcGGGAGCCATTGGAAGCGGTGAAGTCCCCAAACCAGAGCCACACCATGGTGGAGCCGGGAGAACAACTGCCCGAGGAAGTGCTGGCTCTCATCTTCTGCCACCTGTCCCTCAGGGAtcgtgctgctgctgctggggtctGCAGGGCCTGGGCAGCCGCTGCCACCAGCAGTGCTGTGTGGCATGACACAAGCATCAG ATGCGACAGTGAACGGGAAGGCATACTGCCACCatatctgtctgtctgcctgGACCACATTCACAACCTTCAGCTGGAATTTGAGCCGTCGAGGAAATCGAGCCGCCGAGCTGCCACCGAGCTGCTGACTACGCTGGCGGGCCGTGCCCCAGGGCTTCGAGGCTTGCGCCTGAAGTGCTGCGGAGAGAAACCGCTCTTCGACGCAGGCCGAGACGTCCTCGATGCTGTGCATGCCCTCTGTGGGTCCGCCGGCCAGCTGCACCACCTTGACCTGCGGTGCTTGCCATTCACACTGGACGACGCGCTGGTGCTGCAGGTAGCCTGTGGCTGTCCGGAGCTCCGCAGCATTTTCCTAGATAACCATACGCTGGTTGACAGCGTGGGGCCGGGCTCAGTACTCAAGCTACTGGCGGCCTGCCCGCGCCTGCGCACCCTTGGCCTGCACTTGGCCAGTTTGTCCCGCGCTGTCCTCGATGCGCTGGCAGAGCCAAATCGCGCACCTTTTGCGCTCCTGGCTCTGCGGTGCGCGAGCCCTGAAGATGCACGCGCATCCCCACTGCCCGACGGAGCCTGGGTAGCGTTGCACTGCCGCCACCCTGGGCTGACtgtggagctggagctggagcctGCGCTGCCAGCTGAGAGTGTGATGCGCGTTCTGCAACCAGCAGTACCCGTAGCTACGCTGCGTCTCAACCTCTCGGGTGACACTGTAGGTCCATTGCGTTTTGCCGCGTGCCACTACGCCACAACCCTGCGCGCGCTAGAGGTGCGTGCCTCCGCCTCACCCGAGTTGGACACTGCGCTGGAGGAACTGGCAAGGCGGTGCGCGGGCCTGCGTGAAATACACTGCTTCTGCGTAGTGAGAACATCGGTGCTGGACGCCTTCCGCGCGCACTGCCCGCGCCTGCGCAGCTACACACTCAAACTGAAGCGCGAGCCACATCCCTGGCGGCCCACGCTTGTGCGATAA
- the Tradd gene encoding tumor necrosis factor receptor type 1-associated DEATH domain protein isoform X1, which produces MAAGPNGHEEWVGSAYLFLESLLDKVVLSDAYAHPQKKVAIYRALQTSLTESTEGQNMLQILKIHRSDPQLIVQLRFCGRQPCSRFLLVYREGTLRAQLQRCLAAALAQHSIPLQLELRAGAQRLDAWLTDEEHCLNCILAQKPDRLPDEELTELEDALCNLTFGLARQGDSVDVDVVPAPSQSLIPSPPEEKPLPLSGQTFLFQGRPVVNRPLSLQDQQTFARSVGLKWRRVGRSLQRGCRALRDPALDSLAYEYERDGLYEQAFQLLRRFVQAEGRRATLQRLVEALEENELTSLAEDLLGLADPDGGLA; this is translated from the exons ATGGCTGCTGGGCCAAATGGGCATGAAGAGTGGGTGGGCAGCGCATACCTGTTTTTGGAATCCTTACTGGACAAGGTGGTTTTGTCTGATGCCTATGCACACCCCCAGAAGAAGGTGGCAATATACAGGGCTCTGCAGACATCATTGACAG AGAGCACCGAGGGCCAGAACATGCTGCAGATACTCAAGATCCACCGCAGTGACCCGCAGCTGATTGTGCAGTTGCGTTTCTGTGGGCGACAGCCCTGTAGCCGCTTCCTCCTGGTCTACCGTGAAGGGACGCTGCGCGCCCAGCTGCAAAGATGCTTGGCAGCAGCACTGGCCCAACACTCCATACCGCTGCAGCTGGAGCTACGCGCCGGTGCCCAGCGGCTGGATGCTTGGCTGACAGATGAGGAGCATTGTTTGAATTGCATCTTAGCCCAGAAG CCTGACCGGCTCCCAGACGAGGAACTAACTGAGCTGGAAGATGCGCTCTGCAATCTGACGTTCGGTTTGGCACGCCAGGGTGATAGCGTGGATGTTGATGTTGTCCCGGCCCCCTCGCAGTCCCTGATCCCCTCTCCGCCAGAGGAGAAGCCACTGCCCTTGTCTGGACAGACGTTTCTATTCCAGGGTCGGCCAGTAG TGAATCGGCCACTAAGCCTGCAGGACCAACAGACGTTCGCGCGTTCAGTGGGCCTCAAGTGGCGCAGGGTGGGACGCTCACTGCAGCGTGGCTGTCGGGCATTGCGGGACCCGGCACTGGACTCGCTGGCCTATGAGTATGAGCGCGATGGGCTGTACGAGCAAGCCTTCCAGCTGCTGCGTCGCTTCGTGCAGGCTGAGGGTCGCCGAGCCACACTGCAGCGCCTGGTGGAGGCGCTGGAGGAGAATGAGCTCACCAGTCTGGCAGAGGACCTGCTGGGCCTGGCAGATCCTGATGGAGGCCTGGCCTAG
- the Tradd gene encoding tumor necrosis factor receptor type 1-associated DEATH domain protein isoform X2: MLQILKIHRSDPQLIVQLRFCGRQPCSRFLLVYREGTLRAQLQRCLAAALAQHSIPLQLELRAGAQRLDAWLTDEEHCLNCILAQKPDRLPDEELTELEDALCNLTFGLARQGDSVDVDVVPAPSQSLIPSPPEEKPLPLSGQTFLFQGRPVVNRPLSLQDQQTFARSVGLKWRRVGRSLQRGCRALRDPALDSLAYEYERDGLYEQAFQLLRRFVQAEGRRATLQRLVEALEENELTSLAEDLLGLADPDGGLA; this comes from the exons ATGCTGCAGATACTCAAGATCCACCGCAGTGACCCGCAGCTGATTGTGCAGTTGCGTTTCTGTGGGCGACAGCCCTGTAGCCGCTTCCTCCTGGTCTACCGTGAAGGGACGCTGCGCGCCCAGCTGCAAAGATGCTTGGCAGCAGCACTGGCCCAACACTCCATACCGCTGCAGCTGGAGCTACGCGCCGGTGCCCAGCGGCTGGATGCTTGGCTGACAGATGAGGAGCATTGTTTGAATTGCATCTTAGCCCAGAAG CCTGACCGGCTCCCAGACGAGGAACTAACTGAGCTGGAAGATGCGCTCTGCAATCTGACGTTCGGTTTGGCACGCCAGGGTGATAGCGTGGATGTTGATGTTGTCCCGGCCCCCTCGCAGTCCCTGATCCCCTCTCCGCCAGAGGAGAAGCCACTGCCCTTGTCTGGACAGACGTTTCTATTCCAGGGTCGGCCAGTAG TGAATCGGCCACTAAGCCTGCAGGACCAACAGACGTTCGCGCGTTCAGTGGGCCTCAAGTGGCGCAGGGTGGGACGCTCACTGCAGCGTGGCTGTCGGGCATTGCGGGACCCGGCACTGGACTCGCTGGCCTATGAGTATGAGCGCGATGGGCTGTACGAGCAAGCCTTCCAGCTGCTGCGTCGCTTCGTGCAGGCTGAGGGTCGCCGAGCCACACTGCAGCGCCTGGTGGAGGCGCTGGAGGAGAATGAGCTCACCAGTCTGGCAGAGGACCTGCTGGGCCTGGCAGATCCTGATGGAGGCCTGGCCTAG
- the B3gnt9 gene encoding UDP-GlcNAc:betaGal beta-1,3-N-acetylglucosaminyltransferase 9, producing the protein MRRRLRLRRDASLTLLLSAALGILLYAQRDGAAPTTSTPQVREQSALRPTPGLRAFQVLDTGAAPPAYEGDTPPSPTPTGPFDFRRYLRAKDQRRFPLLINQPHKCRGDGAPGGRPDLLIAVKSVAADFERRQAVRQTWGAEGRVQGALVRRVFLLGVPRSASTARTDTEGVGTQTHWRALLHAESHAYSDILLWAFDDTFFNLTLKEIHFLTWASAFCPSVRFVFKGDADVFVHVGNLLDFLAPRDPAQDLLAGDVIVQARPIRARASKYYIPEAVYGLPAYPAYAGGGGFVLSGVTLRRLASACAQVELFPIDDVFLGMCLQRLRLTPEPHPAFRTFGISQPSAAPHLSTFDPCFYRELVVVHGLSAADIWLMWSLLHGPHGPVCAHRQPIAAGPFQWNS; encoded by the coding sequence ATGAGGAGGAGGCTGCGCCTACGCCGGGACGCGTCACTCACGCTGCTCCTCAGCGCCGCCCTTGGCATCCTACTGTATGCGCAGCGCGACGGCGCGGCCCCGACCACGAGTACACCACAAGTGCGAGAGCAGTCGGCACTGAGGCCCACCCCGGGTCTCCGAGCATTCCAGGTACTGGATACTGGCGCAGCCCCACCGGCCTACGAAGGGGACACACCACCCTCGCCCACTCCCACGGGCCCCTTTGATTTCCGCCGCTACCTGCGGGCCAAGGACCAAAGGCGCTTTCCGCTCCTCATTAACCAGCCACACAAGTGCCGTGGTGACGGTGCACCTGGTGGTCGACCTGACCTGCTCATAGCTGTCAAGTCTGTGGCGGCTGACTTCGAGAGGCGCCAAGCCGTGCGCCAGACATGGGGTGCTGAGGGTCGCGTGCAAGGGGCACTTGTGCGCCGTGTGTTCCTGCTGGGGGTGCCCAGGAGCGCAAGCACTGCCAGGACTGACACGGAGGGGGTGGGCACACAGACACACTGGCGTGCACTGCTGCATGCTGAGAGCCATGCATACTCGGACATCCTGCTCTGGGCCTTCGATGACACTTTTTTCAATTTAACGCTCAAGGAGATCCACTTTCTGACCTGGGCCTCAGCCTTTTGCCCCAGTGTGCGTTTTGTTTTTAAGGGTGATGCTgatgtgtttgtgcatgtgggGAACCTGCTGGATTTCTTAGCACCCCGGGATCCTGCGCAGGACTTGCTTGCAGGTGACGTAATTGTGCAGGCGAGGCCAATCCGTGCTAGGGCCAGCAAGTACTACATCCCAGAGGCTGTGTATGGTCTGCCTGCCTACCCAGCCTACGCAGGAGGTGGTGGTTTTGTTCTTTCTGGAGTCACTCTGCGCCGCCTGGCAAGTGCCTGTGCACAGGTTGAGCTCTTTCCCATTGATGACGTCTTTCTGGGCATGTGTCTGCAGCGCCTGCGGCTCACACCTGAGCCTCACCCAGCTTTCCGTACCTTTGGCATCTCCCAGCCTTCGGCAGCACCGCACCTGAGCACCTTCGACCCCTGCTTCTATCGTGAACTGGTTGTAGTACATGGGCTCTCAGCTGCTGACATCTGGCTTATGTGGAGCCTGCTGCATGGGCCGCATGGGCCAGTCTGTGCACATAGGCAGCCCATTGCTGCAGGCCCCTTCCAATGGAACTCTTAG